The Rhopalosiphum maidis isolate BTI-1 chromosome 1, ASM367621v3, whole genome shotgun sequence genome has a segment encoding these proteins:
- the LOC113550037 gene encoding uncharacterized protein LOC113550037, protein MFHTFFSRSPKRTELLREKGFKLPKSCETRWNYHSRAAATISTHFKELQKAISYVTEGEDWDPISISTAYGLLHKLSNQKFVYLLCLFHRIFIYSDHVFLILQTKCTADVQTCINEIKNLSTQLSAMRNDQNTITECCESAMELNNELQYTDKDINSLKNLTYEILDSIIIQTEVRFQDFHVLKFIELANNNEFINYKKHFPIEKLNQLLKVFPGVFEQERLQNELTVIYNDNNKHLPPKELLNYIIKAELQEVYVELTKLLQLILCIPVTTASSERSMSTLKRIKTFLRNTMTHDRFSNLCTMAIEKKMLSELATDPTFIDNVIDLFSKTKNRKIDLTYKLT, encoded by the exons ATGTTTCACACATTTTTCAGTAGATCACCAAAACGAACTGAGCTGCTTCGGGAAAAAGGTTTTAAGTTGCCAAAAAGTTGTGAAACAAGGTGGAATTACCATTCAAGAGCAGCAGCTACTAtaagtacacattttaaagaaCTACAAAAAGCGATATCGTATGTAACAGAGGGGGAAGACTGGGATCCGATTTCTATAAGTACAGCGTATGGGTTACtgcataaattatcaaatcaaaaatttgtgtatttattatgtctGTTTCatcgaatatttatatactcggatcatgtatttttaatacttcaaaCAAAATGCACTGCGGATGTACAAACttgcataaatgaaataaaaaatttatctacACAATTATCAGCTATGAGAAATGACCAAAATACTATAACCGAGTGTTGCGAGTCTGCAATGGAATTGAATAACGAACTTCAATATACAGACAAAGATATAAATAGTCTCAAAAATCTGACGTATGAAATATTGGACTCAATAATTATCCAAACTGAAGTTCGATTTCAAGATTTTCacgttttgaaatttattgagCTCGCAAACAACAAtgagtttattaattacaaaaaacattttccaaTTGAGAAACTAAATCAACTACTAAAAGTTTTCCCAGGAGTATTCGAACAAGAGAGATTACAAAATGAATTAACagttatttacaatgataataacaaacatCTTCCACCAAAAGAATtgctgaattatattattaaag CTGAGTTACAAGAAGTGTACGTAGAGCTTACAAAAttgttacaattaattttgtgtattcCTGTAACAACGGCTTCTAGTGAAAGAAGTATGAGTACTTTAAAAAGAATCAAGACGTTTCTAAGAAATACAATGACACACGATAGATTCTCAAATTTGTGTACTATGGCTATCGAGAAGAAAATGTTGAGTGAATTAGCCACTGACCCAACATTTATTGACAATGTCATTGACTTATTTTCTAAgacaaaaaatagaaaaatagatttaacgtataaattaacgtaa
- the LOC113561285 gene encoding zinc finger MYM-type protein 1-like, translating into MLIGEKTWSNEGVSNIKNFERKANKHAISERHLVCQEQFKLLGKNIIDHALSEGRRLQAIKYNEQVGINRRILARLIHVVCYLGKQELAFRGHDERKSSLSKGNYLELLELLSQEEQILKEHFLSNSLFKGTSSDVQNDLIACITDVVNTKIMNDLKCANFVSIQADETTDVSCKSQMSIILRYVVDNNIEERFIGFFDVSKDKSAVGLMMERPSWLETKMESKPLLKKLIQKPYLFTAMPIN; encoded by the exons ATGTTAAT AGGAGAGAAAACCTGGAGCAACGAAGGTgtgtcaaatataaaaaatttcgaaCGAAAAGCAAACAAACATGCTATTTCTGAAAGGCATCTCGTTTGTCAGGAACAATTTAAGTTacttggtaaaaatataattgatcatGCACTATCGGAAGGGCGACGCTTGcaagccataaaatataatgaacaagTTGGCATTAACCGTCGCATATTAGCTCGATTAATTCATGTTGTGTGTTATTTGGGGAAACAAGAGTTAGCTTTCCGAGGACACGATGAACGAAAAAGCTCATTAAGTAAGGGTAATTATTTAGAGCTATTAGAACTCTTATCGCAAGAAGAACAAATACTcaaagaacattttttgtcTAACTCTTTATTTAAAGGAACGTCTAGTGATGtgcaaaatgatttaattgctTGTATTACAGATGtcgtaaatactaaaataatgaatgatttaaaatgtgcAAATTTTGTGTCTATACAAGCCGACGAAACTACCGATGTATCGTGCAAATCACAaatgagtattattttaagatacgtTGTTGACAACAACATTGAAGAGAGatttataggtttttttgATGTATCAAAAGATAAAAGTGCTGTTGG ACTTATGATGGAGCGGCCGTCATGGCTGGAAACCAAAATGGAGTCCAagccattattaaaaaaacttatccaAAAGCCCTATTTATTCACTGCTATGCCCATCAACTGa